A section of the Alkalihalobacillus sp. LMS39 genome encodes:
- the pdaA gene encoding delta-lactam-biosynthetic de-N-acetylase, with protein sequence MAHAYDTTEYHWSFKPEKDNKPVTTEPHYLELLNKYGGFFIGDTSKKELYLTFDNGYENGYTEKVLDVLKEKEVPATFFITGHYLQTEQELVKRMVEEGHIVGNHSYHHPSLPNVDDERLKRELNKLKKEFTELTGVKDMNYLRPPRGTFSEKSLALSQELGYTNVFWSMAYKDWETDKQKGADYAYNQIMKRIHPGSIMLLHSVSSDNAGALGRVIDDCRKQGYEFKSLDELMMKKVMDNGISN encoded by the coding sequence ATGGCTCATGCGTATGACACAACAGAATACCATTGGAGTTTTAAACCTGAAAAAGACAATAAACCAGTAACAACCGAACCGCATTACTTAGAGTTATTAAACAAGTACGGAGGCTTTTTTATTGGCGACACATCGAAAAAAGAATTGTATTTAACTTTTGATAACGGGTATGAAAATGGCTATACAGAAAAAGTATTAGATGTGTTAAAAGAAAAAGAAGTCCCGGCTACGTTTTTCATTACCGGACATTATTTACAAACAGAGCAAGAGCTAGTAAAACGGATGGTGGAGGAAGGCCATATTGTCGGAAACCATTCTTATCATCACCCAAGCTTGCCAAACGTGGACGATGAACGTTTAAAACGAGAATTAAATAAGTTAAAAAAAGAATTCACTGAGTTAACAGGTGTAAAAGACATGAATTATTTACGCCCCCCACGCGGAACATTTAGTGAAAAATCATTAGCATTATCGCAAGAGCTGGGTTATACAAATGTGTTCTGGTCGATGGCTTATAAAGATTGGGAAACTGATAAACAAAAAGGCGCTGATTATGCGTATAATCAAATTATGAAACGAATCCACCCAGGTTCGATAATGTTATTGCACTCTGTCTCAAGTGATAATGCCGGAGCGCTTGGAAGAGTCATTGATGATTGCCGAAAACAAGGCTATGAATTTAAAAGCTTAGACGAATTAATGATGAAGAAAGTAATGGACAATGGCATTAGCAATTAA